In Oryza sativa Japonica Group chromosome 11, ASM3414082v1, the following are encoded in one genomic region:
- the LOC4350876 gene encoding uncharacterized protein produces METPGPEPKAATTVEVSDEEEVKAIAADAGSVTGEGKRLDAAAAATASTAGGDGGEEEKPPVMVQMPLNTIAAILSLKREPRPMPEDLARLSPEERDERLAFFDSWEEVNDEFEEFQKEILREVKETGRYMVHQSYFTEQAEMQARMEKEWAEIDWTGVKFGDWDYDDPTCCQPL; encoded by the coding sequence ATGGAAACTCCTGGACCGGAgccgaaggcggcgacgacggtggaggTTTCCGATGAGGAGGAAGTGAAGGCGATCGCTGCAGATGCGGGATCCGTCACCGGGGAGGGGAAGCGtctcgacgcggcggcggcggcgacggcctccaCTGcaggtggagacggcggcgaggaggagaagcctCCTGTCATGGTGCAGATGCCTCTGAACACCATCGCCGCCATCCTCTCACTGAAGAGGGAGCCGAGGCCGATGCCCGAGGACCTGGCGCGTCTCTCGCCGGAAGAGCGCGACGAGCGCCTGGCGTTCTTCGATTCATGGGAGGAGGTCAACGACGAGTTCGAGGAGTTCCAGAAGGAGATCCTCCGCGAGGTGAAGGAGACTGGCCGCTACATGGTCCACCAGAGCTACTTCACGGAGCAGGCGGAGATGCAGGCTCGTATGGAGAAAGAATGGGCCGAGATCGACTGGACCGGCGTCAAATTCGGCGACTGGGACTACGACGACCCCACTTGCTGTCAACCACTGTGA